One window of Acropora palmata chromosome 1, jaAcrPala1.3, whole genome shotgun sequence genomic DNA carries:
- the LOC141890075 gene encoding beta-1,3-galactosyl-O-glycosyl-glycoprotein beta-1,6-N-acetylglucosaminyltransferase 3-like yields MASSRVKAVVFVCFSLGVWILFYLQHSAVLRTKRKIFNQTTAFSPEDKKLKWTRCRKLIAGQEGVEKTSNPSDDADILGIYDPSTDCKVLKKRFPHPALTKEEQQMPIAFSLTVYKGARLLERILQAIYMPNNVYCIHIDSKSRRVFRSAVEAMVRCLPNVFISKESADVVWGHFSVVQAQLNCMTELLESSVDWKYYISLIGQDFPLYDNSQLVAALRKLNNTNSIESFPMPEHNQGRTKTSHKLTGNEMLDTGVPKSPPPNSIQIYKGSTHVVAIKEFVHFVVKSQIGKSFSEFLKDTYVPDETVYASLQQYPNVPGGIHGKQPEYIPRALHWSDGYSECHGQWVRTLCWIAIEDLRWALGAIMRYRLFVHKIPFDYDDDLLECILVARQGRKYGSILWREA; encoded by the exons ATGGCTTCTTCCCGAGTAAAggctgttgtttttgtttgcttctcTCTTGGTGTGTGGATTCTATTCTACCTGCAGCACTCAGCCGTATTGAGGACGAAACGTAAG ATTTTTAATCAAACAACGGCTTTTTCACCTGAAGATAAG aaattgaaatggaCGAGATGTAGAAAGCTCATAGCAGGACAAGAGGGAGTAGAAAAAACAAGCAACCCATCGGACGATGCTGATATTCTCGGCATCTACGACCCAAGTACAGACTGCAAAGTTTTGAAGAAACGCTTTCCCCATCCAGCCCTTACAAAAGAGGAGCAGCAAATGCCGATCGCCTTTTCACTCACCGTTTACAAAGGTGCTCGTCTCTTGGAGAGAATTTTACAAGCTATCTACATGCCTAATAACGTTTACTGTATTCATATTGATAGTAAATCCAGACGAGTCTTTCGTAGCGCCGTAGAAGCTATGGTACGGTGTCTTCCTAACGTGTTTATATCAAAAGAAAGCGCTGATGTTGTTTGGGGGCATTTCTCAGTAGTCCAAGCCCAGCTGAATTGTATGACGGAGCTTTTAGAGTCATCTGTAGATTGGAAATACTATATTAGTCTTATTGGACAGGACTTTCCACTTTATGACAACAGCCAACTTGTAGCAGCTTTACGAAAGCTTAACAACACAAATAGCATAGAAAGTTTCCCAATGCCTGAACACAACCAGGGGCGAACTAAGACATCTCACAAGTTAACTGGCAACGAAATGTTAGATACTGGTGTTCCAAAGTCCCCGCCGCCAAACAGTATTCAGATTTATAAAGGATCCACTCATGTGGTCGCCATTAAAGAATTCGTACATTTTGTCGTTAAAAGTCAGATTGGAAAAAGCTTTAGTGAGTTTCTCAAAGACACTTACGTTCCAGATGAAACTGTCTACGCATCGTTGCAACAGTATCCGAATGTCCCTGGTGGCATCCACGGAAAACAACCCGAGTACATTCCTCGAGCTTTGCACTGGAGTGACGGATACAGCGAATGCCACGGCCAGTGGGTGAGAACGTTATGCTGGATCGCAATCGAGGATCTGCGTTGGGCACTGGGTGCCATTATGAGATACAGACTATTTGTTCACAAGATTCCATTTGATTACGACGATGACCTGCTGGAATGTATTCTTGTTGCAAGGCAGGGACGAAAATATGGCTCAATTTTATGGCGCGAAGCATAA
- the LOC141876394 gene encoding beta-1,3-galactosyl-O-glycosyl-glycoprotein beta-1,6-N-acetylglucosaminyltransferase 3-like isoform X1, giving the protein MPRTLNRSMRLKIDILFRGLGHKMASSRVIAIAFVCFPLVVWILFYLQQSVVMRTKHKIFNQTTVFSSEDKKLKWTRCKKLIAGQERAEKTSNPLDDADILGVYDPSTDCKVLKKRFPHPALTKEEQQMPIAFSLTVYKGARLLERILQAIYMPNNVYCIHIDSKSTRVFRSVVEAMVRCLPNVFISKESADVVWGHFSVVQAQLNCMTELLESSVDWKYYISLIGQDFPLYDNSQLVAALRKLNNTNSIGSVPMPEDNKWRVKTSLKLIGNEVYDTGVPKSTPPNNIQIYKGSTHVVAIKEFVKFVVKSQIGNSFSEFLRDTYIPDETIYASLQQYPHAPGGIRGEQPDDIPRALHWSDSTCHGQWVRTLCWIAIEDLRWALGAIMRYRLFVHKIPFDYDDDLLECILVARQGRKYGSILWHEDCHLRK; this is encoded by the exons ATGCCAAGGACGCTGAACAGATCCATGCGGTTGAAAATTGACATTCTCTTCAGAG gTTTGGGCCACAAAATGGCTTCGTCACGAGTAATAgctattgcttttgtttgcttcCCACTTGTTGTGTGGATTCTATTTTATCTGCAGCAGTCAGTCGTAATGAGGACTAAACATAAG ATTTTTAATCAAACAACGGTTTTTTCATCTGAAGATAAG aaattgaaatggaCGAGATGTAAAAAACTCATAGCAGGACAAGAGAGAGCAGAAAAAACAAGCAACCCATTGGACGATGCTGATATTCTCGGCGTCTACGACCCAAGTACAGACTGCAAAGTTTTGAAGAAACGCTTTCCCCATCCAGCCCTTACAAAAGAGGAGCAGCAAATGCCGATCGCCTTTTCACTCACCGTTTACAAAGGTGCTCGTCTCTTGGAGAGAATTTTACAAGCTATCTACATGCCTAATAACGTTTACTGTATTCATATTGATAGTAAATCCACACGGGTCTTTCGTAGCGTCGTAGAGGCTATGGTACGGTGTCTTCCTAACGTGTTTATATCAAAAGAAAGCGCTGATGTTGTTTGGGGGCATTTCTCAGTGGTCCAAGCCCAGCTGAATTGTATGACGGAGCTTTTAGAGTCATCTGTAGATTGGAAATACTATATTAGTCTAATTGGACAGGACTTTCCACTTTATGACAACAGCCAACTTGTAGCAGCTTTACGAAAGCTTAACAACACAAATAGCATAGGAAGTGTCCCAATGCCTGAAGACAACAAGTGGCGAGTTAAAACATCACTCAAGTTAATTGGCAACGAGGTTTATGATACTGGTGTTCCAAAGTCAACGCCGCCAAACAATATTCAGATTTATAAAGGATCCACGCATGTGGTCGCCATTAAAGAATTCGTAAAGTTTGTCGTTAAAAGTCAGATTGGAAACAGTTTTAGTGAGTTTCTCAGAGACACTTACATTCCAGATGAAACCATCTACGCATCATTGCAACAGTATCCCCATGCCCCAGGTGGCATCCGCGGTGAACAACCCGACGACATTCCTCGAGCTTTACATTGGAGTGACAGTACATGTCACGGCCAGTGGGTGAGAACGTTATGCTGGATCGCAATCGAGGATCTGCGCTGGGCACTGGGTGCCATTATGAGATACAGACTATTTGTTCACAAGATTCCATTTGATTACGACGATGACCTGTTGGAATGTATTCTTGTTGCAAGGCAGGGACGAAAATATGGCTCAATTTTATGGCACGAAG ATTGTCATCTAAGAAAATAG
- the LOC141876394 gene encoding beta-1,3-galactosyl-O-glycosyl-glycoprotein beta-1,6-N-acetylglucosaminyltransferase 3-like isoform X2 yields the protein MKGLGHKMASSRVIAIAFVCFPLVVWILFYLQQSVVMRTKHKIFNQTTVFSSEDKKLKWTRCKKLIAGQERAEKTSNPLDDADILGVYDPSTDCKVLKKRFPHPALTKEEQQMPIAFSLTVYKGARLLERILQAIYMPNNVYCIHIDSKSTRVFRSVVEAMVRCLPNVFISKESADVVWGHFSVVQAQLNCMTELLESSVDWKYYISLIGQDFPLYDNSQLVAALRKLNNTNSIGSVPMPEDNKWRVKTSLKLIGNEVYDTGVPKSTPPNNIQIYKGSTHVVAIKEFVKFVVKSQIGNSFSEFLRDTYIPDETIYASLQQYPHAPGGIRGEQPDDIPRALHWSDSTCHGQWVRTLCWIAIEDLRWALGAIMRYRLFVHKIPFDYDDDLLECILVARQGRKYGSILWHEDCHLRK from the exons ATGAAAG gTTTGGGCCACAAAATGGCTTCGTCACGAGTAATAgctattgcttttgtttgcttcCCACTTGTTGTGTGGATTCTATTTTATCTGCAGCAGTCAGTCGTAATGAGGACTAAACATAAG ATTTTTAATCAAACAACGGTTTTTTCATCTGAAGATAAG aaattgaaatggaCGAGATGTAAAAAACTCATAGCAGGACAAGAGAGAGCAGAAAAAACAAGCAACCCATTGGACGATGCTGATATTCTCGGCGTCTACGACCCAAGTACAGACTGCAAAGTTTTGAAGAAACGCTTTCCCCATCCAGCCCTTACAAAAGAGGAGCAGCAAATGCCGATCGCCTTTTCACTCACCGTTTACAAAGGTGCTCGTCTCTTGGAGAGAATTTTACAAGCTATCTACATGCCTAATAACGTTTACTGTATTCATATTGATAGTAAATCCACACGGGTCTTTCGTAGCGTCGTAGAGGCTATGGTACGGTGTCTTCCTAACGTGTTTATATCAAAAGAAAGCGCTGATGTTGTTTGGGGGCATTTCTCAGTGGTCCAAGCCCAGCTGAATTGTATGACGGAGCTTTTAGAGTCATCTGTAGATTGGAAATACTATATTAGTCTAATTGGACAGGACTTTCCACTTTATGACAACAGCCAACTTGTAGCAGCTTTACGAAAGCTTAACAACACAAATAGCATAGGAAGTGTCCCAATGCCTGAAGACAACAAGTGGCGAGTTAAAACATCACTCAAGTTAATTGGCAACGAGGTTTATGATACTGGTGTTCCAAAGTCAACGCCGCCAAACAATATTCAGATTTATAAAGGATCCACGCATGTGGTCGCCATTAAAGAATTCGTAAAGTTTGTCGTTAAAAGTCAGATTGGAAACAGTTTTAGTGAGTTTCTCAGAGACACTTACATTCCAGATGAAACCATCTACGCATCATTGCAACAGTATCCCCATGCCCCAGGTGGCATCCGCGGTGAACAACCCGACGACATTCCTCGAGCTTTACATTGGAGTGACAGTACATGTCACGGCCAGTGGGTGAGAACGTTATGCTGGATCGCAATCGAGGATCTGCGCTGGGCACTGGGTGCCATTATGAGATACAGACTATTTGTTCACAAGATTCCATTTGATTACGACGATGACCTGTTGGAATGTATTCTTGTTGCAAGGCAGGGACGAAAATATGGCTCAATTTTATGGCACGAAG ATTGTCATCTAAGAAAATAG
- the LOC141876394 gene encoding beta-1,3-galactosyl-O-glycosyl-glycoprotein beta-1,6-N-acetylglucosaminyltransferase 3-like isoform X3: protein MASSRVIAIAFVCFPLVVWILFYLQQSVVMRTKHKIFNQTTVFSSEDKKLKWTRCKKLIAGQERAEKTSNPLDDADILGVYDPSTDCKVLKKRFPHPALTKEEQQMPIAFSLTVYKGARLLERILQAIYMPNNVYCIHIDSKSTRVFRSVVEAMVRCLPNVFISKESADVVWGHFSVVQAQLNCMTELLESSVDWKYYISLIGQDFPLYDNSQLVAALRKLNNTNSIGSVPMPEDNKWRVKTSLKLIGNEVYDTGVPKSTPPNNIQIYKGSTHVVAIKEFVKFVVKSQIGNSFSEFLRDTYIPDETIYASLQQYPHAPGGIRGEQPDDIPRALHWSDSTCHGQWVRTLCWIAIEDLRWALGAIMRYRLFVHKIPFDYDDDLLECILVARQGRKYGSILWHEDCHLRK from the exons ATGGCTTCGTCACGAGTAATAgctattgcttttgtttgcttcCCACTTGTTGTGTGGATTCTATTTTATCTGCAGCAGTCAGTCGTAATGAGGACTAAACATAAG ATTTTTAATCAAACAACGGTTTTTTCATCTGAAGATAAG aaattgaaatggaCGAGATGTAAAAAACTCATAGCAGGACAAGAGAGAGCAGAAAAAACAAGCAACCCATTGGACGATGCTGATATTCTCGGCGTCTACGACCCAAGTACAGACTGCAAAGTTTTGAAGAAACGCTTTCCCCATCCAGCCCTTACAAAAGAGGAGCAGCAAATGCCGATCGCCTTTTCACTCACCGTTTACAAAGGTGCTCGTCTCTTGGAGAGAATTTTACAAGCTATCTACATGCCTAATAACGTTTACTGTATTCATATTGATAGTAAATCCACACGGGTCTTTCGTAGCGTCGTAGAGGCTATGGTACGGTGTCTTCCTAACGTGTTTATATCAAAAGAAAGCGCTGATGTTGTTTGGGGGCATTTCTCAGTGGTCCAAGCCCAGCTGAATTGTATGACGGAGCTTTTAGAGTCATCTGTAGATTGGAAATACTATATTAGTCTAATTGGACAGGACTTTCCACTTTATGACAACAGCCAACTTGTAGCAGCTTTACGAAAGCTTAACAACACAAATAGCATAGGAAGTGTCCCAATGCCTGAAGACAACAAGTGGCGAGTTAAAACATCACTCAAGTTAATTGGCAACGAGGTTTATGATACTGGTGTTCCAAAGTCAACGCCGCCAAACAATATTCAGATTTATAAAGGATCCACGCATGTGGTCGCCATTAAAGAATTCGTAAAGTTTGTCGTTAAAAGTCAGATTGGAAACAGTTTTAGTGAGTTTCTCAGAGACACTTACATTCCAGATGAAACCATCTACGCATCATTGCAACAGTATCCCCATGCCCCAGGTGGCATCCGCGGTGAACAACCCGACGACATTCCTCGAGCTTTACATTGGAGTGACAGTACATGTCACGGCCAGTGGGTGAGAACGTTATGCTGGATCGCAATCGAGGATCTGCGCTGGGCACTGGGTGCCATTATGAGATACAGACTATTTGTTCACAAGATTCCATTTGATTACGACGATGACCTGTTGGAATGTATTCTTGTTGCAAGGCAGGGACGAAAATATGGCTCAATTTTATGGCACGAAG ATTGTCATCTAAGAAAATAG